A window from Chloracidobacterium sp. encodes these proteins:
- a CDS encoding cobalamin-dependent protein (Presence of a B(12) (cobalamin)-binding domain implies dependence on cobalamin itself, in one of its several forms, or in some unusual lineages, dependence on a cobalamin-like analog.), with translation MPRSKRSAPPTSNQSPTYSTAEVARMWAVSESSIKRWSDSGALPCLRTPGGHRRFTLQALLDFQRKAGGVLQAEQASAVKLGGLDRAVAARDWAQLQALYYEVAVAGDAAAGMALLERVYQGGVSAVDIKERILTPVLHLIGERWRRGELNIWEEHLASQVTLAATEHLHRQTPRAPAHGRLALCGCPEGDLHEIALHLVVEVLETEGWRVISLGPNTPLFSFADAAQRFAPHLICISATIVHDLERLRRDYGHFYRTARRHGARIVIGGAAFADPQVRDIFIHDFQAAGLTDFLEYLRREFPPLPGVEKPN, from the coding sequence GTGCCTCGCTCTAAACGCTCTGCGCCGCCTACATCGAATCAGTCGCCGACGTACTCCACTGCCGAAGTAGCGCGCATGTGGGCCGTCAGTGAGTCGTCCATCAAACGGTGGAGCGACAGCGGCGCACTGCCCTGCCTAAGGACACCCGGCGGGCACCGGCGCTTCACCTTACAGGCGTTGCTTGACTTCCAACGGAAGGCAGGCGGCGTGCTGCAGGCGGAACAAGCGAGCGCGGTGAAACTTGGCGGCCTCGATCGAGCTGTGGCGGCGCGCGACTGGGCGCAACTGCAAGCGCTTTACTACGAAGTCGCCGTCGCCGGCGACGCAGCAGCCGGCATGGCGCTGCTGGAGCGCGTTTACCAGGGCGGCGTTTCCGCCGTTGACATCAAAGAACGCATCTTGACGCCGGTGCTGCACTTGATTGGCGAACGCTGGCGGCGCGGCGAACTCAACATCTGGGAAGAACACCTCGCATCGCAGGTGACGTTGGCGGCGACGGAGCATCTCCACCGGCAAACGCCGCGCGCGCCTGCGCACGGACGGTTGGCGTTGTGTGGCTGTCCGGAGGGCGATCTACACGAAATTGCGCTGCACTTGGTGGTCGAAGTGCTGGAAACCGAAGGCTGGCGCGTAATCTCGCTCGGACCGAACACGCCGCTGTTTTCTTTCGCCGACGCCGCCCAGCGGTTCGCCCCACACCTTATCTGCATTTCGGCGACCATCGTGCACGACCTCGAGCGCCTCCGGCGCGATTATGGGCATTTCTACCGAACAGCCCGCCGACATGGCGCACGCATTGTCATCGGCGGAGCGGCCTTTGCTGACCCTCAGGTCCGCGACATTTTCATCCATGACTTTCAGGCTGCCGGACTGACGGACTTCCTAGAGTACCTTCGGCGGGAATTCCCACCGCTTCCTGGCGTGGAAAAACCGAACTGA
- a CDS encoding tetratricopeptide repeat protein yields MPVTRIAILLSGCLVAAGSVTTPALPQQPSPKPRAEKPHSPPPAKASRDQRIKAYEKFLQARRYVAQADPLNAIAAFKEVLALDPKAAAAHVELGNLYLEARNLRDAEQHARQAVALDPEDATAHWLLGRLLYSQALGATFNREKAREAVAALETVAKLDSLNLDVYRLLGRLYRDLNEVDNALSAYAKLIGANQGGPEEFDAATELYFRKRRYRDAANTARQAYVLSGENPQWGYRLAQALLYAGQTAEAIEVLRELLEENGNNLRLTLSYAEALMRGGRYADAEQQVQRILSVHPNHPEALSILAQVQRRSGRREEAVKTLQQALAGQDVTETLAQQYALAETLAELGRIEEAVAAYESALRSVVNPDNSVSESQRERAELILMRIAATYKAAGRNDKEIATYDRMRRMLGAESALADMLEIESLRSEGRHEEALKAARAARRRFPQERQFVYLEAQVLSRLGQVDQALKELKKVAEEVDDAGEIAQMKAIILSDANRFEDAEQSARQAVRYDEKNIAYLVTLSSILERRKQYAESEQLLRTVLSLDPDNPTALNNLGYFLAERNERLDEALALVQRAVNIEPTNSSFLDSLGWVYFKQNRLDLAKYYIEQALGYDRRNATLNDHLGDVLERMGDLEGARRQWKIARSLATDPEEIHRIEAKLQRGQTAETQ; encoded by the coding sequence ATGCCAGTTACACGAATTGCTATTTTGCTTTCGGGCTGCCTTGTGGCGGCCGGGTCGGTGACAACGCCGGCGCTCCCACAGCAACCATCGCCTAAGCCGCGGGCCGAAAAGCCGCATTCGCCGCCGCCTGCGAAGGCGTCACGGGACCAACGGATCAAGGCCTACGAGAAATTCCTGCAGGCGCGGCGCTACGTCGCCCAAGCAGACCCCCTCAACGCGATTGCCGCCTTCAAGGAAGTGTTGGCGCTTGATCCGAAAGCGGCCGCGGCTCACGTCGAGTTAGGCAATCTCTACCTTGAAGCGCGCAACCTGCGAGACGCGGAACAGCATGCCCGGCAAGCAGTCGCCCTCGACCCGGAGGATGCCACAGCGCACTGGTTGCTGGGGCGGCTGCTTTACAGTCAGGCGCTGGGCGCTACGTTCAACCGTGAGAAGGCCCGCGAAGCTGTCGCCGCGCTTGAGACTGTCGCCAAACTGGATAGCCTCAATCTGGATGTGTACCGGCTTCTGGGACGGCTCTACCGCGATTTGAATGAAGTGGACAACGCTCTATCGGCGTACGCCAAGCTGATCGGCGCCAATCAGGGCGGCCCGGAAGAGTTTGACGCTGCCACGGAGCTGTACTTCCGCAAACGGCGCTACCGTGACGCCGCCAACACGGCGCGTCAAGCCTATGTGCTTAGCGGCGAAAATCCCCAGTGGGGCTACAGGCTCGCTCAGGCGCTGTTGTACGCGGGGCAAACGGCTGAGGCCATTGAAGTGCTCCGCGAACTGCTCGAAGAAAACGGCAACAACCTGCGGCTGACGCTGAGCTACGCCGAGGCGCTGATGCGCGGCGGGCGCTATGCCGACGCCGAACAGCAGGTGCAACGGATTTTGTCCGTCCACCCCAATCATCCTGAAGCCCTTTCCATCCTGGCGCAGGTGCAGCGCCGCAGCGGCCGGCGCGAAGAAGCCGTCAAAACCCTGCAGCAGGCGCTCGCCGGTCAGGATGTAACGGAGACGTTGGCTCAGCAGTACGCCCTAGCGGAAACACTGGCTGAACTGGGACGGATAGAGGAAGCCGTCGCCGCTTACGAGTCGGCGCTGCGCAGCGTCGTCAACCCTGACAACTCTGTAAGCGAAAGCCAGCGCGAGCGCGCTGAACTCATCCTGATGCGGATCGCCGCCACCTACAAAGCCGCTGGCAGAAACGACAAGGAAATCGCCACCTACGACCGGATGCGGCGCATGCTGGGCGCAGAAAGCGCGCTGGCTGATATGCTGGAGATTGAGTCGCTGCGCAGCGAGGGAAGACATGAAGAAGCTCTCAAGGCGGCCCGCGCCGCCCGGCGGCGTTTCCCACAGGAGCGGCAGTTTGTCTATCTCGAAGCGCAGGTGCTCTCGCGGTTAGGGCAGGTTGACCAAGCGTTGAAAGAACTCAAAAAAGTCGCCGAGGAAGTTGACGACGCCGGCGAGATTGCGCAGATGAAGGCGATTATCCTCAGCGACGCCAACCGGTTTGAGGACGCTGAACAATCGGCGCGGCAGGCGGTGCGCTACGACGAAAAGAACATCGCCTATCTGGTTACGCTGAGTTCGATTCTCGAACGCCGCAAACAGTACGCTGAGTCAGAGCAACTGTTGCGCACCGTGCTGTCGCTCGACCCGGACAACCCAACGGCGCTCAATAACTTGGGTTATTTCCTCGCCGAACGCAACGAACGGTTGGACGAGGCGCTGGCGCTGGTGCAGCGGGCGGTCAATATCGAGCCCACCAACAGTTCGTTTCTCGACAGCCTCGGCTGGGTGTACTTCAAGCAAAACCGGCTGGATTTGGCGAAATACTACATCGAGCAAGCGCTTGGATATGACCGGCGCAACGCGACGCTTAACGACCACCTGGGCGACGTACTGGAACGGATGGGCGATCTGGAAGGCGCACGGCGGCAATGGAAAATTGCCCGGAGTTTGGCGACCGACCCAGAAGAAATCCACCGCATTGAAGCCAAGTTGCAGCGTGGGCAAACAGCCGAAACCCAGTAA
- a CDS encoding MBL fold metallo-hydrolase codes for MMEIEFLGTGTSVGVPMIGCTCATCTSDDPRDRRLRVSLLVRYRGAHILIDPAIDFRQQALRAGLTSLDAVLITHAHADHVFGIDDLRALNYRHGATPCFASAETWANLYRMFSYAFGPPGPSSRPRLIPHVIGGDFTLCGLHVTPVELPHGDMTTLGFRLNNFAYVTDCNAIPDAACERLLGLETLVLDCVRYAPHPTHLHLEAALGYIERLKPKRAYLTHIAHDIRHAELDARLPPSVRLAYDGLRVEVS; via the coding sequence ATGATGGAGATTGAATTTCTCGGCACAGGTACGTCGGTTGGCGTCCCGATGATCGGCTGCACGTGCGCAACCTGTACGTCCGATGACCCACGCGACCGCCGCCTGCGCGTGTCGCTGCTTGTCCGTTACCGAGGCGCACATATTCTGATCGACCCGGCGATTGACTTTCGTCAGCAGGCGTTGCGCGCCGGGCTGACCTCGCTCGACGCCGTGCTCATCACACACGCCCACGCCGATCACGTCTTCGGCATTGACGACTTGCGGGCACTGAACTACCGCCACGGGGCGACGCCGTGCTTTGCCAGCGCGGAGACGTGGGCAAATCTGTATCGAATGTTCAGTTACGCTTTCGGCCCGCCGGGGCCGTCGAGTCGGCCGCGACTCATACCGCACGTCATCGGCGGCGACTTTACCCTCTGTGGGCTGCATGTCACGCCTGTCGAGTTGCCGCACGGCGATATGACGACGCTTGGTTTTCGGCTCAACAACTTCGCTTATGTCACCGACTGCAACGCCATTCCCGACGCCGCCTGTGAGCGACTTCTGGGGCTGGAGACACTCGTTCTTGATTGCGTGCGCTACGCACCGCACCCGACACACCTACACCTGGAGGCGGCGCTGGGCTACATCGAGCGACTAAAGCCGAAGCGGGCGTATTTGACCCACATTGCGCACGACATTCGCCATGCAGAACTGGACGCGCGCCTGCCGCCGAGCGTCCGGTTGGCTTATGATGGACTGCGGGTTGAGGTTTCCTAG
- a CDS encoding FecR family protein produces the protein MQRSLLTLTLLAGAYAVGATSVPAQTTHQSTTAEVPIRGANNISLPEQFIVSAKAGVVNFVEGAVTTCRAKDNSSWRSAAVGGRLKAGDRLRTGADGRAEMLLNPGSYLRLDREAEIILTNPNLDALTIEVVRGAALFEVTGTDGTELFIRLILPNGMVNLARNGLYRVTVPAEGAPTIAVVKGRIAVEQAGKLTPIKDKQLVTLEAATFTTAKLDKKAQDDFDAWSRNRAKILRDANARLKDRDILTAFNNWRQNGAYGFGYAPFFGLWLFDARLGGYTFFPFYSFWNSPYGFAYGTCWGLLWDFYRPTLLCNPMRLNAPLTAGTHQSPASTPMTPSDMPFEPHQPGHEPVGELSAGRPSLTPRPSLTPRLPMTPQPTAGMVGDDDYLPALPHRELPSTVARPSFDDGVFGKPGYEPPMRGGIMRGGMTPDYGGAPMRGGYGGDAGLGSPGVISPGGGLRPSTPLRTGGDGSTRTQSPIVE, from the coding sequence ATGCAGCGTTCCCTTCTTACACTGACTTTATTGGCGGGCGCATATGCGGTTGGCGCAACGTCCGTCCCCGCTCAGACGACTCATCAATCGACAACGGCAGAAGTTCCGATTCGAGGCGCGAATAATATCAGCCTACCTGAACAGTTCATCGTCTCCGCCAAGGCCGGCGTCGTCAACTTTGTTGAAGGTGCGGTCACAACCTGCCGCGCCAAAGACAATAGCAGCTGGCGTTCCGCCGCCGTTGGCGGCCGCCTCAAAGCTGGCGACCGGCTGCGGACTGGCGCGGACGGACGCGCCGAAATGCTTCTCAATCCCGGCTCCTACCTCCGACTCGACCGTGAAGCGGAAATTATCCTGACGAATCCCAACCTCGATGCGCTGACGATTGAAGTCGTACGCGGCGCCGCCCTGTTTGAAGTCACGGGCACCGATGGGACGGAACTCTTCATCCGCCTGATCCTGCCCAACGGCATGGTGAATCTAGCGCGCAACGGCTTGTATCGCGTCACTGTTCCGGCGGAAGGCGCGCCGACCATTGCCGTCGTCAAGGGGCGCATCGCCGTCGAGCAAGCTGGTAAACTGACGCCTATCAAGGACAAACAACTCGTCACGCTCGAAGCCGCCACGTTCACCACCGCCAAGCTCGACAAAAAGGCACAGGATGACTTCGACGCTTGGAGTCGCAACCGCGCGAAAATCCTCCGGGACGCCAACGCCCGTCTCAAAGACCGCGACATTCTGACGGCCTTCAACAACTGGCGGCAAAACGGGGCATACGGCTTCGGCTACGCGCCTTTCTTCGGCCTCTGGCTCTTTGACGCGCGGCTTGGCGGCTACACGTTCTTTCCGTTTTATAGCTTCTGGAACTCGCCCTACGGCTTCGCATACGGCACGTGCTGGGGTTTGCTGTGGGATTTCTATCGCCCAACCCTGCTGTGCAACCCGATGCGGCTGAACGCGCCGCTGACGGCCGGCACGCATCAGTCTCCGGCTTCCACGCCTATGACGCCGTCCGACATGCCCTTTGAGCCGCACCAACCCGGACACGAGCCGGTCGGTGAGTTGAGCGCCGGACGACCATCGCTGACGCCCCGGCCGAGCCTGACACCGCGTCTCCCGATGACACCCCAGCCAACGGCTGGTATGGTCGGTGACGACGATTATCTCCCGGCGTTGCCGCACCGGGAGCTACCTTCAACGGTCGCTCGGCCGTCGTTTGACGACGGCGTGTTTGGCAAGCCCGGCTACGAACCGCCGATGCGCGGTGGGATCATGCGCGGCGGGATGACGCCTGATTACGGCGGCGCTCCCATGCGTGGCGGCTACGGCGGCGACGCCGGCCTCGGCAGTCCCGGCGTCATCAGCCCCGGCGGCGGGCTGCGGCCCAGCACCCCGCTGCGAACCGGCGGTGATGGTTCAACCCGCACCCAAAGCCCGATTGTGGAATAA
- a CDS encoding zinc-ribbon domain containing protein: MDETKAPVEPVFEDIHLNCIECGAPFVFTAGEQQFFFDKGLKNQPKRCKPCKIRKNERFNQLLSMMATDGSRPRIQVEVECAECGVRTTVPFLPTQGRPVLCRDCFVRAQVSAQVTTKPPLKYAPPTVAQNLPPLNHIAVKP; encoded by the coding sequence ATGGATGAAACCAAAGCACCTGTAGAACCGGTCTTTGAAGACATTCACCTCAACTGTATTGAGTGTGGCGCGCCGTTTGTTTTCACAGCCGGGGAACAACAGTTCTTTTTCGACAAGGGACTCAAAAATCAACCGAAGCGGTGCAAGCCGTGCAAGATACGCAAAAACGAACGTTTCAACCAGTTGCTCAGCATGATGGCAACGGACGGAAGTCGCCCACGGATTCAGGTCGAAGTGGAATGCGCGGAATGCGGCGTACGGACCACCGTACCGTTCTTGCCAACGCAGGGACGGCCGGTATTGTGTCGGGATTGCTTTGTCCGGGCGCAAGTTTCAGCCCAGGTTACGACGAAACCCCCGCTGAAGTACGCGCCGCCGACCGTCGCCCAAAACCTTCCTCCCCTCAATCACATCGCCGTAAAGCCATGA
- the truA gene encoding tRNA pseudouridine(38-40) synthase TruA: protein MPRLKLTVEYDGTDYAGWQAQTNARSIQSVLAAAFVPLTGRPARLYAAGRTDAGVHALGQVVHTDVTQSRTVETWQSALNAHLPPDIRVRRVEVVGEDFHARKSARAKLYHYAFWRGRVESPRWRRYSLTVPTTLDWAAMDAAARHFVGCHDFAPFSVADRTVQTTVRTIHAVTWHPSPAEPTLAAGDPLWPSELVAVAFYGDGFLRHQVRRMVGALLAVGQRKLAPDVIRELLCGAKQFATIVTAPPHGLTLLRVDY, encoded by the coding sequence ATGCCGCGCCTGAAGCTGACGGTCGAGTACGACGGTACGGATTACGCCGGGTGGCAGGCGCAAACGAATGCGCGGAGCATACAGAGCGTGCTGGCTGCTGCGTTCGTTCCGCTCACTGGGCGTCCGGCGAGGTTGTACGCCGCTGGACGCACGGACGCCGGCGTTCACGCCCTGGGTCAGGTCGTTCACACGGATGTCACCCAGTCGCGCACCGTAGAAACTTGGCAATCCGCCCTCAACGCCCACCTGCCGCCCGATATTCGCGTGCGGCGGGTGGAAGTCGTCGGCGAGGATTTCCATGCCCGCAAGTCGGCGCGCGCCAAGCTGTACCATTACGCTTTTTGGCGTGGCCGGGTCGAAAGTCCACGCTGGCGACGCTACAGCCTAACCGTGCCGACGACGTTGGACTGGGCAGCAATGGACGCAGCGGCGCGGCATTTTGTCGGATGCCATGACTTTGCGCCGTTTAGCGTAGCCGACCGCACGGTTCAGACAACGGTTCGCACCATTCACGCCGTAACGTGGCATCCGTCGCCGGCCGAACCAACGCTGGCGGCAGGCGATCCGCTGTGGCCGTCCGAGTTGGTCGCTGTCGCCTTCTACGGCGATGGTTTTTTGCGCCACCAAGTACGCCGCATGGTCGGCGCGCTGCTTGCCGTTGGGCAACGTAAGCTTGCCCCGGACGTGATTCGAGAACTGCTTTGCGGCGCAAAGCAGTTTGCGACGATTGTCACCGCGCCGCCCCACGGCTTGACGCTGCTGCGTGTCGATTACTAG
- a CDS encoding polyprenyl synthetase family protein, with amino-acid sequence MMTPTPADTAATTTNALGSAREAAPPAVFLPLVERIQAVAHIVDAAIADDLREVTQPELRQAVTYLFEGKGKRLRPFLVVTTAEAAGGALEEAIPPALAVEYLHNLSLIHDDLMDGSTERHGQPTLHTRFGLSLALLVGDWLYAKAVEQASRIRRHALRMVHILGQTAKQMCYGQFDDLYFERRFDLDIEDYLAMAARKTSALYRASCVFGMLTADADEVRLTALAAFGEKIGTAFQIWDDVLDLQADPLRLGKPLGLDIREGKKTLIVIHFLKHARPAARARFLELLGKRDLNGELPEAIALLEETGSIAFARNLAIEYLVEAKRHLAVLPPGPHRTLLDLYADFMLQRRH; translated from the coding sequence ATGATGACGCCGACGCCCGCCGACACGGCGGCTACAACCACCAACGCTCTGGGCAGCGCGCGCGAAGCTGCGCCGCCGGCAGTCTTTCTGCCGCTGGTTGAACGAATTCAAGCCGTCGCCCACATTGTGGACGCCGCCATTGCGGATGATCTACGGGAGGTCACACAACCGGAACTGCGCCAGGCGGTGACGTACTTGTTCGAGGGCAAGGGCAAGCGCCTGCGGCCGTTCCTCGTCGTGACGACGGCCGAAGCGGCCGGCGGCGCGCTGGAGGAAGCTATCCCGCCAGCGCTGGCGGTAGAGTACTTGCACAATCTGTCGCTCATTCACGACGACTTGATGGACGGCAGCACGGAGCGCCACGGACAGCCAACCCTGCATACCCGCTTTGGGCTGAGCTTAGCGCTACTGGTGGGAGATTGGCTTTATGCCAAAGCGGTCGAGCAAGCGTCGCGCATTCGTCGCCACGCACTGCGGATGGTGCACATTCTCGGGCAAACAGCGAAGCAAATGTGCTACGGCCAGTTTGACGACCTGTACTTTGAGCGGCGCTTTGATTTGGATATCGAGGACTACCTTGCCATGGCCGCCCGTAAAACCTCGGCGCTCTACCGAGCCAGCTGTGTGTTCGGTATGTTGACGGCCGACGCCGACGAGGTGCGCCTCACGGCGCTGGCGGCATTTGGAGAAAAAATCGGGACGGCGTTTCAAATCTGGGACGACGTTTTAGACCTCCAAGCCGACCCGCTGCGCCTTGGCAAGCCGCTCGGTTTGGATATTCGGGAAGGTAAGAAAACGCTGATTGTCATTCATTTCCTCAAACATGCGCGGCCAGCGGCGCGTGCGCGTTTCCTTGAACTGCTGGGGAAACGTGACCTCAACGGCGAGCTTCCAGAGGCGATCGCGCTTTTGGAGGAGACAGGTTCGATTGCCTTCGCTCGCAACCTAGCGATTGAGTACCTTGTGGAAGCCAAGCGGCATCTGGCCGTCCTGCCGCCCGGGCCGCACCGAACGCTATTGGATCTTTACGCCGACTTCATGCTGCAACGGCGGCACTAA
- the uppS gene encoding polyprenyl diphosphate synthase has translation MHEFESLIERGSLDDFLFRQLDPARLPRHLAIIMDGNGRWANRQGKARIAGHPAGVEAVRTTVENCARLGIPTLTLYAFSSENWRRPRLEVAMLMRLLQDCLQRDVPLLNRYGVRLRFIGRLEALSAEIRKALDCAMAATANNRRMTLNVAFNYGGRAEIVDALRAVAREFIGLGRSLETLTEEDVARHLYTESDPDLLIRTSGEMRLSNFLLWQMAYTEIFVTDTLWPDFNRTHLLEALVAYQRRNRRFGGVETVGVPASALA, from the coding sequence ATGCACGAGTTTGAATCGCTGATTGAACGCGGCTCCTTAGATGATTTCCTTTTCCGTCAACTTGACCCCGCCCGCCTCCCGCGTCATTTAGCCATCATCATGGACGGTAACGGACGTTGGGCCAACCGCCAAGGCAAGGCGCGCATTGCTGGTCATCCGGCCGGCGTCGAGGCGGTGCGCACGACGGTTGAAAACTGCGCACGACTGGGCATCCCAACGCTGACGCTCTATGCCTTTTCGTCGGAAAACTGGCGGCGGCCGCGTCTGGAAGTCGCCATGCTGATGCGCCTACTGCAGGATTGCCTTCAGCGCGACGTGCCGTTGCTGAATCGCTACGGCGTTCGCCTGCGCTTTATCGGGCGGCTGGAAGCGTTATCGGCGGAGATTCGCAAGGCGCTTGATTGCGCCATGGCGGCGACGGCGAACAACCGCCGGATGACGCTTAACGTCGCCTTCAACTACGGCGGGCGGGCGGAGATTGTAGACGCCCTACGCGCTGTGGCGCGTGAGTTCATAGGCCTAGGACGGTCGTTGGAGACGCTGACGGAGGAAGACGTAGCGCGTCACCTTTACACGGAAAGCGATCCCGACTTGTTGATTCGCACCAGCGGCGAAATGCGTCTGAGCAACTTTCTGTTGTGGCAGATGGCGTACACGGAAATTTTCGTGACCGACACGCTCTGGCCTGACTTCAACCGGACGCATTTACTAGAAGCGCTGGTGGCTTATCAGCGTCGAAACCGCCGGTTTGGGGGCGTCGAAACGGTTGGCGTTCCGGCGTCAGCGCTGGCATAG
- a CDS encoding radical SAM protein, producing MKPIKHAEKALSKLAGGLFVAIQSVNKYRPAPSFTPKWSDKPLLKSWQKTKPTLGWPRTTDSLCPKCVKEAREKILSGEVDYTILINERVGEIKAQIVKRHNPETGRDEVWMEKECPVHGRFEDLMAIDANFLAHIEAQFPGRDIDAHNDAKLHNHGTSSIKHGRGSVLTIDLTNRCNMMCDPCFMDANQVGFVHELSLEEIKEILDNAISIKPRRQLSVQFSGGEPTLSPHFLEAIRYARQLGYNSVQCATNGIEFAKSKEFCRKAAEAGLRYAYLQFDGIGNDANSHRQVGNLFDVKLRAIENLHEAGVEIVLVVTLVNGVTNDQVGPVIRFALDNPKKIAFVSFQPVSFTGRDEDITDERRLRQRYTLSHLAYDVKEQIGVTEPTRDWFPISVMSTIADFADLAHGPEAQFGHLSCGCHPNCGVGTALMIDKETKEMAPVPAFINVPRLLKDMQAITDAGRGRVFSSFLMALSLLRNYDPYKAPTHFTIKSLLEKFDKSLGISGRDYGSVKGNRTREDIEKRRRDRWNFLFIAGMWFQDLFNYDFRRTEMCIIPYGTQEGEISFCAYNTGVGWRNIIEDMYKNATVAKWYKEHGKHEIYAKGRNVELPDGPCTLNVNPEDAARVRPRGADGPMTAAEEKRLMEKLFREKVLGIKNGETKLVQIGRAKRTTVNGNGAAASATQAAGAAAVVAGGNGLPGGK from the coding sequence ATGAAGCCCATCAAGCACGCCGAAAAAGCGTTGTCGAAACTCGCGGGAGGGTTATTTGTCGCCATTCAGTCCGTCAACAAGTACCGGCCAGCCCCTTCCTTTACGCCCAAGTGGTCGGATAAGCCCCTGCTCAAATCGTGGCAAAAGACCAAGCCCACCCTTGGCTGGCCGCGCACGACGGATTCACTTTGCCCCAAATGCGTCAAAGAGGCGCGCGAGAAGATTCTGAGCGGTGAAGTGGATTACACAATTCTCATCAATGAACGTGTTGGTGAGATCAAGGCGCAGATTGTCAAACGTCACAATCCCGAAACCGGGCGCGATGAAGTCTGGATGGAAAAGGAATGTCCTGTTCACGGTCGGTTTGAAGATTTGATGGCAATTGACGCCAACTTTTTGGCTCATATCGAAGCGCAATTTCCCGGCCGGGACATTGACGCCCACAATGACGCCAAACTGCACAATCACGGGACAAGCTCCATCAAGCACGGTCGCGGCTCAGTATTGACGATAGACCTCACCAACCGCTGTAACATGATGTGCGACCCGTGCTTCATGGACGCCAATCAGGTTGGATTCGTCCATGAACTGTCGCTGGAGGAAATCAAGGAAATCCTCGACAACGCCATCAGCATCAAACCCCGCCGGCAGCTGTCAGTGCAGTTTTCCGGCGGCGAACCCACCCTGTCGCCGCACTTTTTGGAGGCGATTCGCTACGCACGGCAACTAGGCTACAACAGCGTCCAGTGCGCTACTAATGGCATTGAATTTGCCAAGAGCAAGGAGTTTTGCCGCAAGGCGGCCGAGGCCGGTCTACGCTACGCATACCTTCAGTTTGACGGCATCGGCAATGACGCCAACAGCCACCGGCAGGTCGGCAACCTCTTTGACGTGAAGCTCCGCGCGATTGAAAACCTGCACGAAGCGGGCGTTGAAATCGTCTTGGTCGTGACGCTTGTCAACGGCGTCACCAACGACCAAGTAGGCCCGGTCATTCGCTTCGCCTTGGACAATCCCAAAAAGATCGCCTTCGTCTCGTTCCAGCCGGTGTCGTTCACTGGGCGCGACGAAGACATCACCGATGAGCGTCGTCTGCGGCAGCGTTATACACTCTCGCACTTGGCGTACGACGTAAAAGAACAGATCGGCGTCACTGAACCGACCCGCGATTGGTTTCCGATTTCCGTGATGAGCACCATTGCTGATTTCGCCGATCTGGCGCACGGTCCCGAAGCGCAGTTCGGTCATCTGAGCTGCGGTTGCCACCCCAACTGCGGCGTTGGGACGGCCCTTATGATTGACAAAGAAACTAAGGAAATGGCGCCAGTGCCGGCGTTTATTAATGTGCCGCGTCTGCTCAAGGACATGCAGGCGATTACGGACGCTGGCCGCGGACGAGTGTTTTCTTCGTTTCTGATGGCGCTGTCGCTGCTACGAAACTACGACCCGTACAAAGCACCGACGCATTTTACGATCAAGTCGCTGTTGGAGAAGTTTGACAAGTCGCTTGGCATCTCCGGCCGCGACTACGGCAGCGTCAAGGGCAACCGGACGCGCGAGGACATCGAAAAGCGTCGCCGCGACCGCTGGAACTTCCTCTTCATCGCCGGCATGTGGTTCCAAGACCTCTTCAACTATGACTTCCGCCGGACGGAAATGTGCATCATCCCCTACGGTACGCAGGAGGGCGAAATCTCCTTCTGCGCCTATAACACCGGTGTCGGCTGGCGGAACATCATTGAGGACATGTACAAGAATGCAACCGTAGCGAAGTGGTACAAGGAACACGGTAAGCACGAAATCTACGCTAAGGGGCGGAACGTCGAGCTGCCCGACGGCCCATGCACACTGAACGTCAACCCCGAAGACGCAGCCCGCGTGCGTCCGCGTGGCGCGGACGGCCCCATGACCGCCGCCGAAGAGAAGCGGCTGATGGAAAAGCTCTTCCGTGAGAAGGTGCTCGGCATCAAGAACGGCGAAACGAAGCTCGTTCAAATCGGACGCGCCAAGCGCACCACCGTCAACGGCAACGGTGCGGCGGCTTCGGCGACACAGGCGGCAGGCGCGGCGGCTGTCGTGGCAGGCGGCAACGGCTTGCCAGGGGGCAAATAG